TTGTTCTTGGTCTTCTCATTCTTCGGCCGCAATGTATACCAAGAAGTACCAAGGGAAGCGTCCTTGGCTTCAAAAACTTGAGAAATGGGAATTTTGACTTTCCCAATAAAATCATCGTTGAAGTACTTATCTTCGTCTAAAACTGATATCAGAAGCTTTTCTTTCAAATCGTCAACTTTAAACGTAAATTCCTCACACCATGATGGGTTCAAGCACTTCTTTAAAACTTTAGTCCTGAACTTTTGCCTTCCCAACTGTAGTTTCACGTATGGATCGCTCGATCCATTTGGGTCCATTGCCGTTATATTTCTTGCTTCAATCACTCTTACTAAAAGCTTCATGTTTACGAAAATTCTATGTTCATCAGAGACAATGATGACAGACTTGAATAAGTAACAAAAATCTAATCCAAGAATTGAATTCTCCAGGAAGTTAAG
The DNA window shown above is from Primulina huaijiensis isolate GDHJ02 unplaced genomic scaffold, ASM1229523v2 scaffold205876, whole genome shotgun sequence and carries:
- the LOC140966384 gene encoding C2 and GRAM domain-containing protein At1g03370-like translates to MKLLVRVIEARNITAMDPNGSSDPYVKLQLGRQKFRTKVLKKCLNPSWCEEFTFKVDDLKEKLLISVLDEDKYFNDDFIGKVKIPISQVFEAKDASLGTSWYTLRPKNEKTKNKDCGEILLTICFSQSNTLADLPPITDPVNPRKSADMTSDLASRSSPLRSSSPM